The following coding sequences lie in one Phragmites australis chromosome 8, lpPhrAust1.1, whole genome shotgun sequence genomic window:
- the LOC133927374 gene encoding uncharacterized protein LOC133927374 encodes MGKEDSAPPEGKSLPECINSSNPFHECSDYCHRKIAEARQRLDDEVPDSWRRPPEERTVHPDCINASNPYHDCSEYCFKRIADAKSESERGEQEPLAIGAGKSDAAAEEADDNEAGKQEDASADDGYPQMTEKQKKLFELRLKMNEARKANQQAMVAEKKRMEPRGESRGVSKQKWLEDRKKKIGKLLDSNGLDMSKAYMLDTQETAEVKYKKWEKEPAPYGWDVFNQKTLYDAYKKRTKNIDIDMEAYNKAKEADPEFYRDASSLQYGKMSKVPEENIDKMVKELKEREEKRKSFSRRRKFHEDKDIDSINDRNEHFNKKIERAFGKYTLEIKNNLERGTALPD; translated from the exons ATGGGGAAGGAGGACTCGGCGCCGCCGGAGGGGAAGTCGCTGCCGGAGTGCATCAACTCGTCGAATCCGTTCCACGAGTGCTCTGACTACTGCCACCGCAAGATCGCCGAGGCCAGGCAGCGCCTCGACGACGAGGTGCCCGACTCGTGGAGGCGCCCGCCCGAGGAGCGCACCGTCCACCCCGACTGCATCAACGCCTCCAACCCATACCACGACTGCTCCGAGTACTGCTTCAAGCGCATCGCCGACGCCAAATCGG AGTCGGAGCGTGGTGAGCAGGAACCGCTTGCTATAGGTGCTGGCAAATCTGATGCCGCGGCGGAGGAAGCTGATGATAATGAGGCTGGGAAGCAGGAGGATGCCAGTGCGGACGATGGTTACCCGCAGATGACAGAAAAGCAGAAGAAGCTGTTCGAGCTACGGCTTAAGATG AACGAAGCAAGGAAGGCGAACCAGCAGGCGATGGTTGCCGAGAAGAAGAGGATGGAGCCTCGCGGTGAGAGCCGAGGTGTATCTAAGCAGAAGTGGCTGGAGgacaggaagaagaagatcgGGAAGCTGCTTGACTCGAATGGGCTTGATATGTCAAAGGCTTACATGCTTGATACACAGGAGACAGCAGAAGTGAAATACAAGAAATGGGAGAAGGAACCCGCTCCATATGGGTGGGATG TTTTCAATCAAAAGACCTTGTATGATGCATACAAAAAGAGGACCAAGAATATAGATATTGACATGGAGGCATACAATAAAGCAAAGGAAGCTGATCCTGAATTCTACCGTGACGCCTCAAGTCTCCAATACGGGAAG ATGTCTAAGGTCCCAGAAGAAAACATTGACAAAATGGTCAAGGAGCTCAAGGAGCGGGAAGAGAAGCGTAAATCATTCAGCAGGAGGCGTAAGTTCCACGAAGACAAGGACATTGACTCTATCAACGACCGGAACGAGCACTTCAACAAGAAGATTGAGCGGGCCTTTGGCAAGTACACGCTTGAAATTAAGAACAACCTGGAAAGAGGGACTGCCCTGCCAGATTAA